Within the Malus sylvestris chromosome 4, drMalSylv7.2, whole genome shotgun sequence genome, the region GCATTATGTATGCACCAGATATGTTATTAGCTCTCTATATCATGCTTCTGAGCTTTTTAGGGGCCCTCAAATTGATTAAAAAGTGAGagatgaaggggacaaggggaGGCCTCAATATCTCTTGAGTTTAGTTTTAGACGTTCATCACCCAAACACCCACATGTTCTCTTTAAGAACGTCTCTAGTCCCATACTCTACCTGCATTTATTGCTCCTCCTTCCCCTTTCACTACAAATACTATGCAAACCTAACATTTCCATTCACTCACATATACAAACGACTCAGTACTTATATTTCCTTTACTCCCATCGATCGATTGATCGATCTATCGTGAATTCTGTTTGTGACTTCAAAACGTTCAGATCATAATCTCTGTCATTCATAATTATGTCTCCAATTGTTCTTATGCTTCTTCTGTGTCTttccatgcatgcatgcaacgGCCAACTTCTAGGCTTCCTTCCTACTGAAAGTGGCTATAGAGCCTACCATTCTGTTGAGGTCGGTACAACTATTTCCATTATTTCTTGTTCTATTATATAATATTGATCACtaaccttatatatatatacatgcacacacacatgtatacACATGAAACAGATAACTGATGGGATTAAACCAATGAAACCAACCAAAACGGTCATCATAATCTCATATAATTGTAAATGGTAGATTATTCTGGTGGTTAGGACATTTCTCTTTAACTTATTGCGTCTCGAGTTGGGTTCAAATTCTCCCCCTACtataaattaatgtaaaatattggttgtactaaaaaaaagcCTCATCTAATTACTGAAATATATAGCTACCTGTAATGCTCTTGAAAAAATGTGACAGAACGTAGCTTGCATGCAATATTTGAGCGGTTTTTTATTAGTTGTGTAGTATTGAAAGAGGCCTAACTATTTTAGGGTTTGGTGCAGGATGTTGGGAATGTCTTAAGACGTTCTGAGACTTCAATGTCGTCGACGAGGCCTTCCATCTCAGTAGAGTTCCAATCAAAAGAAGTAGAAGTGAAAGACGCTGAAATAGTACCCACCCTTGAGAGTATTCCAAACGATGATGGTTCGAGGAAACAAGGACATGTTAATTTTGGACCAACTTCAGGTTCTTatctatcttcgaattaatcaAGTCTTAATGCAcctaattttataaaaatttcgAAAGTAatcttattgatttttttttttaacaaaatcttATTGAATTATTAACCACGAAAGATAAAACATTCCAAGAAAACGGAAAAAAACTCAAATTATTTCCCAATATTTGTATTGTTATTATGTTATATCTGTTGTTGATGATGATGGTATGGTGGTTATTAGCAGGACaggatatttttacattttctcAGATTCACCAGAAGAAATCGATTAAAGTGAAGGTACGTACATAGTAGTAGTTTGTCTTTTAGATTGGTTTGTTGTATGATCTTTGTTAGAATGATGCCTAATAGTGCAAGTGGGCATGTATATGTACTTCATGACCATATGTCCCCTCAGTGGCGGATCTAGGATTCTTACATTGGGTGGTCCTAACCACCCAATGTAAAACGtccaaaaaaagaaataaatgataaacttacaaaaactaaataataatatttttttcattcataaatCATGGTAAAAACAAAGCTAGGTCATCATGAATAAAATCCCTTCTTCTAATTTGTAAATacttgccacttagtactacggtctagtggtatttttcttcacttgtaagtgagaggttttaggtttaattctcgccaaaggcgaatttgaactatattattgctatctcattgtgaggctaaacccaccccttccctcttagtgtagataatatcaattgttcaaaaaaaaaaaattgtaaatactTTGATAACTTTTCACAATTTtacggaaaaagaaaaaaaaaagtttttcttttgttaaatagAAATAAAGGTAATGGTTCCTATTAAGATCATGTAGTATTATTGTATTAGTAGAGATAGAGTATACAATTCAAGTAAATCTTATTtctatgaaaaaaaatgatttagATGTAATTTACAAAATACGGGATTCTTGGCACATAAAATAGGATTCACAACAAAAAACGGTGCCTTTAACCATTTCACCCAATAAagatttaaccaaaaaaaaaacacatagagattataaaaattaaaaataaaataataagaaatagAATAGTAGATGAGAAAGTGCTTTTTAAAGGTCATATTTTAGTAGCAATGGTAAGCCTATGTAGcagataaaagaagaaaaaaaaaggagtttcaACCTTCTTCCTCGCGGGAAAGCTGCAACTCCTCTACCTCCTCCATGGATGCAGTGCACCAGAATTTTGATTGTACCACGGTCCATCCATAACTATGtcatttaacaaaataaatttcatAGGCATAGCCCATATAGTCCTAAGCATGAATCTGTCCTCCCTATTGTAATATTTGGAGGGTCCCCGAAGGATCTTCATAGGCGTTTTTCTAGCATCCAGGTGGTCCTAGGACCACCTTGGTCCCTATATGGATCCGCCACTGTACCCTGTGAGGAAATCAGTGCATGTGGTCAAATTATGCATGCACGCTACATATAGCCGTTGGTGGCATGGCATACATGCATACATAACATAATTGGGATGAGAAGAAAATCAGTACTGTAAACTCGGTTTTGCAGCAACATGACAACATAACGTAATGTTCTCTTATTAGACTTATTTcatcaaacaaatatttaatTTGGACCACATACACATTAAGACAAGAGTCAACATAGTTGCCGCAATATAGATTCCCTgtctaacaaaataatatatgaTAGCTTTCCTTGTAGTCTGATAATTAAGAGAAGATAATATGGGTGTGTGTGCGCGTATTTATCATCAAATAATCACATGGAAATTCATTATATATGATATGAACGATCGATGTTGTATGTTATAGGGATTGGAGAGGCAGACAAAGACGTTACTGGGATCTGCTACACTGCATGATCAGATGGAGGAAGATAAAGATCCGAAAGGAAACGAAGCTACGGAGGACGTAGGTGTTATGGATTATGCACAACCTCACAGGAAACCACCCATTCACAACGAAAAGTCGTagacatattatatatatgatctACTTCTCTGATGAATTTACCCtttaatttttacaaattaGCAAGCGCTTAAGAAAACCAATATAGTGGGGTCTTTTGCAAAACCttggaagagaagaaaaaaaagtgtcCACTAGTGAGTAGTGACAAAATGGTGATTTGATGGATGATGGCTCCTCTCATTGTTTCTGTATGTTTTTATGTCGATAGTTTCATAAATGATTGTAATCAAAGGTGAAACATATTATATGGATGTGTCACAGCCCTTTGTGTAGTCATGGTCGGTACTTTGGTTAACTACATTCACACTCTTCATATTTGGAACCATTTTTCAAAATGAAcctcaaattttaaaatttcacaTTACACATGAAAATGCAATGATCTACAAATGCTTCAGTTAAAAACTGCGATCATGAGATAGAGgctcaaaataaaaaaggtagATGAAGACTTGGAAatagactttaagaaaagacatgAAGTACTTGGAGTTAATAGACGACTTGACTAAAAACCAAGCGCAATGATGTTCTAGAATTCATACAACCGACCTCATTTAATGGAATAAAACATTATTGTTGTTGCTCTACACAAGAAATTTATCATATCAATCAATTTATGCGTGCCTATTTGAATGTCTGGTCAATCACTAAATCGATGACGTAAGACTCATTTCTTAAGTGATGTTGAAGCCATGCTTGCACCACACAAAACCTAGTTATTAAGGAGCTTCAGCTTCTCCTGAATCAATACTTCCCGTTCTAAAACGACGACAAATCACGTGGTTGGTTCCGTTATCAACTAATAGAGAGCCATTTGCTcaaagaaatgaaagacaactatttatagaatttcaaAAAACCCTTAAAGTGCAATGAAAATTTGCAAAGAAAATGTACGTTTTTCTTAAAGGGATGAGAGAGTAgactaagtctcacaatgggctagcagcaataatatggtttaaattcacATTTGGTGAAAATTAAATCGAAGAcccctcacttacaagtaaagaggaataccactagaccacaATACTAACTGACAAAAAAATACACTTTTACCTGTTAATAAGTTTGACCATTCAGTGATTGTTCTACAAGATGGTAGTTATGGTAGTTGGTGACAATCAACtgcaataatatgatttaaattcaCCTT harbors:
- the LOC126619395 gene encoding uncharacterized protein LOC126619395 isoform X1, with translation MSPIVLMLLLCLSMHACNGQLLGFLPTESGYRAYHSVEDVGNVLRRSETSMSSTRPSISVEFQSKEVEVKDAEIVPTLESIPNDDGSRKQGHVNFGPTSAGQDIFTFSQIHQKKSIKVKGLERQTKTLLGSATLHDQMEEDKDPKGNEATEDVGVMDYAQPHRKPPIHNEKS
- the LOC126619395 gene encoding uncharacterized protein LOC126619395 isoform X2, with translation MSPIVLMLLLCLSMHACNGQLLGFLPTESGYRAYHSVEDVGNVLRRSETSMSSTRPSISVEFQSKEVEVKDAEIVPTLESIPNDDGSRKQGHVNFGPTSGQDIFTFSQIHQKKSIKVKGLERQTKTLLGSATLHDQMEEDKDPKGNEATEDVGVMDYAQPHRKPPIHNEKS